Genomic window (Deinococcus yavapaiensis KR-236):
CATGCTTCGCGAGACTCTCGTCTCTGTGCGCGTTCGGGTTGGTTCCCTCAACGACTCAGTTAGTATACATACTGGCATCGATCTTGTCAACATCTTTGTCACTTAACTTGAGCGTCTTACGCACAAGTCTTTTTAGTGCCATGATCTCAAGGACCCATCGACCCTCGACCAGGACGAAGAAAATCATCAGCGTCCAGCCTTCAAACCGACCACGTTTGCACGAGGGTCCGCAAGAATACACTCCTGCATCACGCCCGTCAAGAGCCGAAGCGCGAGTGAAGGTCACTTCATGCCATCCCCCTTCGACCATAAAATTCGCCGCACCAAACCTTACCCCTCCCCCACTGAGGTGCCGCGCTCAAGCCTTACTCTTCAAGAGTTAGAGTTGCCAAGGACTTCCCGCGAAGGGCCAAGCACGTGACAACAGGCAGGCCACAGCACTCAAAGAAGTACAGCAGTAGCAGCCACACCATCTGCCGGCTTGGGATCACCTCACACGATGCGGAACGACGTTCCAATCTTTCTGAGTCAACGACCATCCTCGACTCTGACACCCCCTGGCCCGCGGATCCAGGGGATTTTTCTTGTCCCACACGCCAGACCTCACCCTGCTCGAAACCTTCTCGCACACCCAAGTGCTATGAAGAAACGGCAGTGGACCAGCCATGAAGAAGCGTTCACACAGGCAGGGAAAAACAGCCTCTCCACGCCAACCCGACTTCAACGGGTTCTCGAGGCCGATTGGCCGTCCAGCACGAACATTGAAGCGTTCCCGTCTTTCCCACCGTCCTCAACACACGCAACAACATCGATGGCCTGCGTGAAGCTGCCCTTCGGACCCTGACCGACGTGATGGTCCTCGCCTACCAACGCCACCGCACCGACATCACCACCGCCGTGGGTCGACTGCGTGACCTTTTCTTCCTCTCGTCCAACGACCAAGCGGCGCTCGTACTCGTGCTGCGACAATCACTCGAACTCCTCAACGAGCTCCAAACGTCGGCGAAGCGTTACGCGACCCGTTCGCTCAGTGCGACGCGAGAACCCGGCGTACGACGAGCCCGTCGCGTGCTGCAAACGCGCGAACCGCGACACGGACCCTCACCTTTTCGTGCTGACTTCACGCGTGACCATTCGAGGCTTCACAGCCGCAGCGTCGGTTGTTTCGGCCACGCCACCCAGAATGTCGCGCCTTGATCAGGTTTGCCTTCCGCCCACACGCGACCCCCAACGCGTTCGCACGTTCTCCGCACCGTCACCAATCCCACCCCCGTCCCCTCGTACTCACTCGACGGATGCAACCGCCCGAACAACTGGAACAACTTGTCCCCTCGAAGTCGTGCGGGGGCAGCTTACACGCGTGAAGCTCGGGCAACGGCAAGCACCCCCGGCGGACACCTCTGAGAAGGCATAAGAGACAGCCTCCGCGGATGCAAGAGGGCGGTGAAGGTCAGTCGGCAGGCCGGGTCTTGCGGTGCTCAATGCACGTCACGAGGTACCTTCCTTGTCCGAGTTGGCCTTGAGGTAGCCGTACAAGGTTTCGCGGGAAATGCCGTACTCGCCCGCGAGGATCGTTTTCTTCTCGCCGGCTCGCACTCGGGCGTGCAGTTGCTCGGCTTGGTTCGGGGTGAGGGTCGTGGAAGCACTGGGCGTCATGAACTTCAAAGAGCGCTTGCAGGATGCGGTCGAGCAGTCCCGAGCGCACCCACGTCTGGAAGCGGCGATGACACGTCTGATACGCAGGGAAGCGCGGCGGCAAGTCCTTCCACCGCGCTCCCATCCGCAGCACCCACAGCACGCCTTCGAGCACCATTCGATCGTCTTGACGCGGTCTGCCGGTCGCCTTTGGCGGCGGAAAGGGAGGGTCGATGATCTTCCACTGCGCTTCGGTCAGTTGCACGCGGTCAGCATGGCGCTACCCGCTGAACGACTTTTGAGACCGGTCCATGTGGTGATAGACCCACAAAAGTAGCGTGACCAGCGTCGACGACGTCCACGGGAATGCTCATCTTCAGGTGGCGTGCACACCCGGCACTTTCGCACCGTGCGTGACCACAAGGTCGTCCGTGCGTTCTTCAAACTGCTCGACGGGGAGGACGTTAACCTTTCAAGCCGGTCACAGTGAGGAAACCCTCGGTAACGCGGCGTTGGAAGATCAGGTAGGCGAGTACGACCGGAAGGCCGCCCAACACCGCGGTGGCCATCGTGCGCGCGAAGCGCACGCCGTAAGCGTCTTGCACTTGCGTCAAGCCAAGCGGAATCGTCATCATTTCCGGTGAGGTCGTAATGATGAACGGCCACAGGAAGTTATTCCAGGCGCTGATGAACGTCACAATGCCGATTGCCCACAAAACGTTGCCGCTGAGGGGCACGAAGATGCGCCACAAGATGCGCCACTCGCTCGCACCGTCGACGACCGCGGCTTCGTGAATCTCTTTTGGAATGGCGTCGAAGAAGTTCTTGAACACGTAGATGGCGATCGGCGAGACGATTTGCGGCAAGATGATGCCCGCGTACGTGTTGACGGCGTTCAAGTCGTTCATCAAGCGAAAGAGCGGGATGAGCAGCGCTTCGAACGGAATCATGATGCCCGCGAGGAACAGCCACAGCAAGGCGTTCTTGCCGCGAAAACGCAACTGCGAGAACGCGTAGGCGGCGAGGGCAGCCAGGGCGACGGTCACGAGGGTGATGACGAGGGACGTGACGGTGCTGTTGAGGTACCAGCGTGGCAAGTTTCCCAAGGCGACGACATCTCGGAAGGCCGTGAAGGACGCGGGATTCGGGAACCACACGAGCGACTGCGCCACCGCTTGCTGTTCGGACTTCAACGCGGTCAACACCGCCCACAACAGTGGAAACACCCATAGAAAGCCGAGCAGGAACGTCGCGCCGGTCGCGACGACTGGCCATACCACATGACCGCGTCGCATCAGCGTCTCCTCGAGAGCAGGGCGGCCTGCACCAAGGACACCAACAGGATGATCAGGAAGAACGCGACGGCGATGGTCGATGCGTACCCGCCGCTGAGATTTTGGAAGGCGGTGTCGTACATGTACTGCAGCATCACGCGCGTGCTGTTGAACGGTCCACCGCCGGTGAGAAGGTACATTTGCGTGAAGATTTTGAGCGACGAGATGAGCTGCAACGTCAACACGAGCGTCGTGATGGGCCACAAGAGGGGCCACGTGATGTAACGAAAGACTTGAATGCCTTGCGCCCCGTCGAGGGACGCCGCTTCGTACGTTTCTTTGGAGATGTTTTGCAAACCCGCGATGAACAGCAGCATGTTGAAGCCGACCGTCCACCAGATCGTCACGACGGCCACGGTGGGCATGGCCGTTGCGAGTTCCCCGAACCACGAGGTAGTCGAGCCCGTCAAGGCGTGGACGATGCCAAAGCTGGAGTTGAGGATCCACTGCCAAAGGAGCGTCACGACGCTCACCGGAAGGACGAACGGCAAGAAGAACAGAGCTTGCACGAAGTTCTTGGCCCGAACGAGGCGATGGACGGCGAGCGCCATCACCAGTCCGACCAGCGTTGTTGGAATGACGGTGAGCAAGGCGAAGAATCCGGTGTTCCTCAGGGCCGCCCAGAAGTCCGCGTCGCCGAGCAACTGCACGTAGTTCGCGAGCCCCACGAAGGGTCCGGTTTCGGTAAGGGTGCTGTCCGTGAGGCTAAGTTGCACGGCGCGCAACGTCGGGAAGATGAAGAACAGCAGGTAAGCCAGCAGGAACGGTGCGAGCATCAGGATCGCGGTGAAGTTGGCGGACTTGCGCGGACGCCCTGCTTTCTTGCTGACGGCTAGGTCGCGCACCGCAACGGTCTTTCTCATAGCATCCCTCCCGAGACCCAAGGGACGAAGGAGACCCCACGCGTAATCGCGTGGGGCCGTGAAGTCTGTGTCAAGGGCGCGGCTTGCCGCTCATGAGCTTGTTCGCTTCCGCTTCGAACATGCTGATCGCGCGGTCGATGGGCAGTTGTCCTTGAATGGCCGCCGGGAAGTACTTTGCCGCCGAGGCTTCCAAAGGTCCGGCCGCGCCACTGTACCAACCGGGAGGATCGAACGCGACGTTTTGCGCGGCGACCGTGGCGTAGTCGCTGTTGGGCTTGAGCGCCTTGTACGCGCTGGAGTTCACGGTGGGCAGGTATGCCGGGATGTGACCGCCTTGCGCCCAGACCATCGAGTTTTTCTGGACGTACGCCACGAAGTCGAGGACGCCCGCCAAGTGATCTGACGCGATGGGCTTCTTGGCGTTGTTTGGTATCGCGAAGCCGTGCGAATCGGCCCACATGTCTTGACTGGCGTAGAACTTCGGTAGTGGCGCGACGCCGTAATCGAAGTTGATGGTTTTCTTGGCGCGGCCGTCCGCCATCGCAGGGACTTCCCACACACCGTTGAGCATGAACGCGGCTTTGCCGGTCGTGAACTGCGCGACCGAGGTCGGGTAGTCCGTGTTCTTGAGCATGTAGCCGTTCTTCATCCAATCGACCATCGCTTGTAGGGCGCGCTTGCCAGGTTCGCCCGCGACGATCTTGTTGTTTTGGATGATCTTGCCGCCCTCTTGATTGATCATCGAGAGCCACAAGCGCCACGACATGTACGAGTTCGGGCCGTTCTCGAAGGCGAGGCCCGCTTGACCAGTTTTGTCCTTGACGGCCTTGAACGCCGCGGTGAGGTCGGCGACCGAGTTGATCGACTTGAGCTTGCCGTTCGCGTCCAGCAAGCCCGCTTTACCCGCGAGGTCCTTGTTGTAGTACATCACGAGCGGGTGCGTGTCGAGGGGAATAGCGTACGTCTTGCCTTGGTAACCGGCGGCTTGCCACAACCGTGGGAAGAAATCGGCTTGCTTCAAGCCGACGCTGGCGAGTTCTTGCGTGGTGATCGGCCGCAGCAGGTTCTCGGGCGCCCAACCGCTGATGCGCGAAAGGTGGAAGGAGATGAGGTCGGGCGCTTGGCCGACGGACGTGGAGGTGCGGACTTTGGTGTAAAACGGCACGCCCCACTGTAAGACCGTTTGTTGCACTTGGTACTTGTTTTGGCTTTTGTTGTAGCCGTCGATCAGCTGCTTCATTCGGGCGCCGTCGCCTCCTCCCAGGAAATTCCAGAAGGTGATGGTAGTCGGCGCAGCTCCCGCGACAGTCAAGACGAATGTGCCACTCAGTGCGAACAAACGAAGTGCGTGCTTCATAGATCCCCCCAAATGCTTAGGAACTCTCGCTATCACATACGATGACACTACTTTTTAAAACATCTCGACACCTCGGCATTCCAGACGCATAAAAAGAGTGGGCGTACTCGACACCGTGAGATTTGAAGGATTATTCCTTCAAAAGAAGAGGATTGGACTCGTGCTCATAGTGTAAGCATGAAGCTCTTCCTTTGTCTATAGCTTGTGCTTTATAGTGGTCACGTGCCCACTATTCTCGATGTCGCCAAGCGTGCGGGCGTCTCGGCTACCACCGCCAAGCGTGCGTTGAGCGATCCCCACTTGCTTCACCCGCAAACGCTTCGCCGGGTGCAGGAGGCCATCAAGGAGTTGCACTACGAACCCGATCAACGGGCTGGTAGCCTGCGAGGAGGACAAAGTCGCACGATCGGCTTGGTGGTGGGACGTTTCGCCGAGCCGTTTTTCGCGGAACTCGCGCACGCCATCAGCCAAGTGCTTCGACAAGCGGATTACAGCGTGATCATCAGTGAGAACGAGTACGACAGCCGAATCGAACTCGCGGAGTTGCAACGCCTGTACGGCCAACGAGTCTCGGCGCTGATCGTTCGCCCCGGCTACGGCGAAGCGAGCCGCGATTACTTGCTGCGCCTACGGCAACGCGGCGTGTACATCCTTGAAGTGGACTACCATTTGGAGGGCGCCCCGTTCGACTCGGTACTCCTCGACAACGCCGCGTGCGTGCGTGAAGGCGTCGAGTATCTACAGGGTCTCGGGCACACGCGCATCGCCGCGCTGAGCAAGTACGACGCCGTAAAGCACCCGGAGACGCGCTCGAAACTCTTTCCTCAGGCGATGGCGGCGCTCGGTCTCTCCATACCCGACGAGTACGCCCGAGTCATCGACTTGCGGGAAGACACCGCGTACGAACTCACGAGAGACCTTATGGCGCTCGCCACGCCCCCAACCGCCTTGTTCGCCTTCACGGGCAGCCAAGCTGCCGGCGCGTTTCGCGCCCTCAAGGAACTCGGGCTGCGTGTCGGACGTGACATCTCGCTGTTGACGTTCGACAATTACTCGTGGACGGCGCTCGTGGACCCCGGCATCGATGTCATCGAACAACCCGTCCGTCAAATGGGTGACGCAGCGGCTCGCATCGTCATGCAGGCCTTGGAGCAAGGACCGTCCGACCGTCCGATTCACCTGGCGTTGCCAGGACGACTCATCCGCCGGGGCAGTTGCGTGCCGCCCGAGTCTTCGCCGCCTCGCTCCACCTGTATGTCCAACTGACGCCGCGATTCAATTTCCCGGCTGAACTCGTTTGCTGCTCGAAAGGACTCGTATGACTATTTTGGATCTCTTTCGTCTTGACGGACGCGTCGCCGTGGTCACGGGCGGCGGGCAAGGCATCGGCTTCGAGATCGTCAAAGCGCTTCGAGAAGCGGGTGCCGAAGTGGTCATCGCCGATATGAACCCCGAGACAGCCGAGCAGGCGGCAC
Coding sequences:
- a CDS encoding ATP-binding protein — translated: MFQLFGRLHPSSEYEGTGVGLVTVRRTCERVGGRVWAEGKPDQGATFWVAWPKQPTLRL
- a CDS encoding helix-turn-helix domain-containing protein; protein product: MTPSASTTLTPNQAEQLHARVRAGEKKTILAGEYGISRETLYGYLKANSDKEGTS
- a CDS encoding carbohydrate ABC transporter permease yields the protein MRRGHVVWPVVATGATFLLGFLWVFPLLWAVLTALKSEQQAVAQSLVWFPNPASFTAFRDVVALGNLPRWYLNSTVTSLVITLVTVALAALAAYAFSQLRFRGKNALLWLFLAGIMIPFEALLIPLFRLMNDLNAVNTYAGIILPQIVSPIAIYVFKNFFDAIPKEIHEAAVVDGASEWRILWRIFVPLSGNVLWAIGIVTFISAWNNFLWPFIITTSPEMMTIPLGLTQVQDAYGVRFARTMATAVLGGLPVVLAYLIFQRRVTEGFLTVTGLKG
- a CDS encoding carbohydrate ABC transporter permease, whose amino-acid sequence is MRKTVAVRDLAVSKKAGRPRKSANFTAILMLAPFLLAYLLFFIFPTLRAVQLSLTDSTLTETGPFVGLANYVQLLGDADFWAALRNTGFFALLTVIPTTLVGLVMALAVHRLVRAKNFVQALFFLPFVLPVSVVTLLWQWILNSSFGIVHALTGSTTSWFGELATAMPTVAVVTIWWTVGFNMLLFIAGLQNISKETYEAASLDGAQGIQVFRYITWPLLWPITTLVLTLQLISSLKIFTQMYLLTGGGPFNSTRVMLQYMYDTAFQNLSGGYASTIAVAFFLIILLVSLVQAALLSRRR
- a CDS encoding extracellular solute-binding protein, which gives rise to MKQLIDGYNKSQNKYQVQQTVLQWGVPFYTKVRTSTSVGQAPDLISFHLSRISGWAPENLLRPITTQELASVGLKQADFFPRLWQAAGYQGKTYAIPLDTHPLVMYYNKDLAGKAGLLDANGKLKSINSVADLTAAFKAVKDKTGQAGLAFENGPNSYMSWRLWLSMINQEGGKIIQNNKIVAGEPGKRALQAMVDWMKNGYMLKNTDYPTSVAQFTTGKAAFMLNGVWEVPAMADGRAKKTINFDYGVAPLPKFYASQDMWADSHGFAIPNNAKKPIASDHLAGVLDFVAYVQKNSMVWAQGGHIPAYLPTVNSSAYKALKPNSDYATVAAQNVAFDPPGWYSGAAGPLEASAAKYFPAAIQGQLPIDRAISMFEAEANKLMSGKPRP
- a CDS encoding LacI family DNA-binding transcriptional regulator, which encodes MPTILDVAKRAGVSATTAKRALSDPHLLHPQTLRRVQEAIKELHYEPDQRAGSLRGGQSRTIGLVVGRFAEPFFAELAHAISQVLRQADYSVIISENEYDSRIELAELQRLYGQRVSALIVRPGYGEASRDYLLRLRQRGVYILEVDYHLEGAPFDSVLLDNAACVREGVEYLQGLGHTRIAALSKYDAVKHPETRSKLFPQAMAALGLSIPDEYARVIDLREDTAYELTRDLMALATPPTALFAFTGSQAAGAFRALKELGLRVGRDISLLTFDNYSWTALVDPGIDVIEQPVRQMGDAAARIVMQALEQGPSDRPIHLALPGRLIRRGSCVPPESSPPRSTCMSN